The sequence ttcgctacggcagtctacaggcagatcactcttgcgccactcattatacatgcccctccttgtgggtacaccactgccgcgcgatgcccgttgccatggagatgcagaaggcatcaacaatgcaaaatcttgttctcatgcagacaaagtacccactgtttcctggttttaaccacccatgggatctaattttcggaaaatgtcatcctgcgtaacataaggaacattactgtgaagtttcaagtctgtaaaatgtatatacttgaaaaaaaaatgttaataaaaaaatcaaattaaacacagagagaggaaaaaaaacaatagtttaggtttgtgatttaaagtgataaaaagtatttaaatactaaaaaactCTTATGacggtactgattgcttcgttgttaatatcacacgggtgttttttacttgtatgggaaaattaagaatgataaggcatctagtgcgtggcaacaatgttaatatgcaataggaaataaacttctagcgcctgcggcattgtcaacacacacttcgtacgtgtactgcatgttgtatctaaccccctccaacacatttgattctaaattggacttttagtaagaatccctaatgttattgataatataatatagcctatagccttcctcaataaatgtactatccaacactgaaataatttttcaattcggaccagtggttcctgagattagcgcgtccaaacaaacaaactcttcagttttataatattagtatagattctaCGCCGTTTGCTTTTGTGATTACATgttgattaaaaaataacattggtGGTAAGACAGGGTTTTCAATCTACTCAAAATAAATCAACGAAATTCAGAAAAAGTTTCGCTGAATAAAATCTGCACGCACTTCAACTCCACGATTATTTCGTGGTGCCGCATTTGCAACAGGAACAGCAGGCATGAAGTGCTCCTCGTCAGCTGGAGGAGGTGGCAGTGGCTCACCACGTGCAACAGCTATATTATGCAAAACAGCACATGCAGCGATGACCCTGCTGGTAGTATGGAGACTTGAGCGTAGCTTGTGTCCCAAGCATGAGAACCTCCGCTTCCATACTCCAAACAGTCTTTCTACTGTATTCCGGGTCCGCTTGTGGGCTACATTGTAGCGAGTTTCCTCAACTGTATTTGGCACCAGTATTGGAGTAAAAAGAAAATGCAGTTGAGGATAGCCATTGTCTCCCAGCAGTACTCCTGGCAGAACTCTATTTTCAAAACGAGTCATCACCCGGCTGTTGCTGAAAATCCTTGAGTCATGTGTACTGCCAGGCCACCTTGTCACAATATCAAGAATCTCAAGGTTAGGACCTGAGACaacctataaaaaaaatggacaaaCACCATATTTGCATACTGTTAAAATTGCAAGTAAATACCAGTTTCAAAAAACTGTCATAGATATTTATTATCATCGTTCCATCTTTTTTCAATAACAGTACTATAATAAATATCTCAGAAAACATACCTGAACATTGAGAGACATGTAACCCTTCCTATTACGGTAGAGTTCTGCAAACTGGCCACCAGGGCTTCTAATGCCAATGTGAGTGCAGTCTATGCACCCAGTTACACCAGGAAAGCCACCATTTACATAGAACTGCCTATGGTATTCTTGAAGTTGCTGCCGTCCAGGAAAATAAACATACTCCAAAAGGTGCTCGGCCAATTGTGCAGAAACAACCTATTACAAAGTTACCAgattagtcagttttttttcaaaaagtaggtatatatattccACTACTTAAATATAGGTAAAACTTAAGTccctgcaaaaataaaataataaaataaaggctGAGTAAGAAACTAACTTAGGTTAGGTACGATATGTTACAAATGCTTTGAAATTGAAATAAGAGATAATGGCAGTCTAGGCTAGGTaggctttattataaatacaattagtaggttaggttagctaatttAAATATACTATAAACTACTGAGGATGGTTATTTAAGTCTAGCAAGATATTGTTTAAATCAGTAATCAACTAGGCTTTCTAAtgtaaacaattaacggtaaTTTCTCTGAAACTATTAGGTATTTCTTATGTCaggattttgaaaaatatagaggAGTTTTAATAGCACTAAATTACATTTGTTTGacattttaatctttttttttttttttaaaagaaaacggGGTTAAACTAGAAttttaccaaaattcattaaactacTCACATAAAATTATCTTACATGTGTTAACATTGCATTACCTTTACAATCCTTGACACTGTTGCTTGATTGACATGGCATAGGTCACCACATACATTCTGCAAGGGAAACACATGAGATTACTcatactgtacataaaaaaaaagtaattgtacaAAGTAGTGGCTTCAGGAAAACTAGATGAACAATAAGgttttttggaattaataaatcacatcgattaaattaatatatctttcactactttttaaaaatattattacaatagcTGACACAACCTACcttttattaatatacataattattatccagCAAATCTACTCCGCCAAATTACCcattgagttaaaatttaattgggcAATTAAACACACACTAAAATAATGTTGTATGTACATACCTGAAAACTATTGCTGCCATAAAATCGCAAGGCTATTACAACTTTAAGAACTGGTGGCAATGGCAATCCTCTCCTATCATTGTTGTCGGCAGCAACAAGAGGCACAATAGTGTCCATCACAATCTGTTTAGAAAATCGAAAACGTTTGACGAATTCGATGTCGGAGAAGAATTCGCAAGGATTTTGACCATCACGTAAATACCGTCGGGGATGATGGTTTTCTCTATTTTCGACCCGTTGAATAAAATCTAAATATTCTTCGTCAAACAATCTCGGGTCATCCATCAGAGCAAATATAAACTCAcacagtactttatttactctaagaACACACAATAATGTTTAGAAATCACTTACGAAACGGCTATTTTCTAGTAAATAAAGTAAGCacttcaaaatgtaaacaaagatgGTCTGGGTGGATATGGGATAAGTTGTTTTAACACTAGAATATTTAAAAGAGTCGCATATGCAACAAAACTCTTCCTAcacattcattttaaataattatcattATTTACAAGCAGCGCAAGCCCAATTCCTCTTTATATTACAGTAGAAGTTTAAttaaatgagttatttttttcaaataatgacCGCCATCTTAATTTAGGGTCCCTTAAGGCTCGGATCGGGCGGCCTAAAGTATGACAGCTTCCTTCACTTGAAATCTAGGGTGCCGTGATGAAGTGAAGTAGAAGGGAGGTTCTTGCACGGTACTTAGGGCCACTTTTTGCGTTTGAGGGACCCTTAAAGATAAAGTGAGATCTCTGCATATGGCTGATAGTctcaagcagtggcgtagccaggatttgtgtatgatgagggggggggggggggggttaagaagcatggaacccccccccccccccctattaaaacggGTGAGTCCGAGGGTCCacccccggaaaaaaaattttattttaaggtataaatttttcggtacttaactttaaatattgtaatggtaaaaatattaattttttaataaaaaaattgttcgaaTGTTGAATgttgaagaaattaattaaagatatttttatcaagccaagtgccttgtttatgtccactcaaaatcataaatcatgctcgaagctcgacaatacaaaaaaaaaaaggaataaaaaggatTGGGTTTCGGCAGTACttatctattcctggaaacaattagctttagcttgaagagttacacgAGACAAtatcgtctcaattctatacacacacagcgatcttTACACTTTATGAatcccagtcaacacctgcttataattaccgtgctggttaaatacagtaggtgtaagatatttgaaagcttgggacccgtcacgactcacaaccttatagcttaggctcgcgacaggggtagggagAAGGGAatgagaatcggtagggctcgcttactcttcccctccagtgcagtggccggtgatagcagtaagacaccctgGCTTTCAGCTTTCCTGCtttcagataaaaaataattgggcctgaggggggggttagaacccctaaacccccccccccctggctacacccctggtCTCAAGCACATCCTAAAAATTTATGCATATTAATGCATTTACACAATTTAATTTAGAGAGGGAAGTTAATCTAtgataatattataaagctgaagagtttgtttgaacgtgctaatctcaggaaccactggtccttttttgaaaaattatttcagtgttgcaTAGTACTTTtattgaggaaggctataggctatattatattatcaataacattagggttccttacttaaagtccaatttagaatcaaatgcgttggagggggttagatacaacatgcagtacacgtacgaagtgtgttgacaatgccgcaggcgctagaagtttatttcctattgcctattaacattgttgccacgcactagatgccttatcattcttaattttcccatacaagtaaaaaacacccgtgtgatattaacaacgaagcaatcagtacccacataagagttaaattagtatgtaaattagtaaatactttttatcactttaaatcacaaacctaaactattgttttttttcctgttttttttattgccctttttttcaagtatatatattttacagacttgaaacttcacaataatgttccttatgttacgcaggatgacattttccgaaaattagatcccatgggtggttaaaaccaggcaacagtgggtactttgtctgcatgagaacaggattttgcattgttcatgccttctgcgtctccatggcaacgggcatcgcgcggcagtggcgtacccacaaggaggggcatgtataatgagcggcgcaagagtgatctgcctgtagactgccgtagcgaagtacgggtacatcagttgtacgttgcgtgcacgagtcgggaaaccatcggtgctattcactttctctccggtacattatacagcattgtaataaattttcactgaattttttttatttaccattactgtaaatggaagatgtggcttaatttttttccattagtatagccgtgcgaagccgggtcgggcagctagtctacTATATTTTCCTTGAATTGTGACCTATTAGtaagtcataaaaaaaacattcttgttcgtttaatttttgtttcttactaTCACAGTTTATAGCTGAAACCCTAGCTAAAATTCTACACACTAAATTTGCTATTTCATTTACTTCCACATGCAGTGACAGTCAGGATCTTGAATCACTAGGGCCCCAAATTTAGCTTTAATTTATATTAGCTTACATTATCTTGAAGTACTTTTAATGTATTTGGATGCTCGCACACACATTTTTATATTGTACCTATTTAATAAAATCCTTGGTAGAAGCACATTCCCTATTACACACCATTTCATATAACATATGGTATATTGGACAAGTTAgcaaaaaaaacacaagacatTAAGCATAGATTCCAACATTAGTTTGTAAGTTATTAATTGTAAACAT comes from Bacillus rossius redtenbacheri isolate Brsri chromosome 4 unlocalized genomic scaffold, Brsri_v3 Brsri_v3_scf4_2, whole genome shotgun sequence and encodes:
- the LOC134542507 gene encoding putative nuclease HARBI1 produces the protein MDDPRLFDEEYLDFIQRVENRENHHPRRYLRDGQNPCEFFSDIEFVKRFRFSKQIVMDTIVPLVAADNNDRRGLPLPPVLKVVIALRFYGSNSFQNVCGDLCHVNQATVSRIVKVVSAQLAEHLLEYVYFPGRQQLQEYHRQFYVNGGFPGVTGCIDCTHIGIRSPGGQFAELYRNRKGYMSLNVQVVSGPNLEILDIVTRWPGSTHDSRIFSNSRVMTRFENRVLPGVLLGDNGYPQLHFLFTPILVPNTVEETRYNVAHKRTRNTVERLFGVWKRRFSCLGHKLRSSLHTTSRVIAACAVLHNIAVARGEPLPPPPADEEHFMPAVPVANAAPRNNRGVEVRADFIQRNFF